The Pelistega ratti genome window below encodes:
- a CDS encoding argininosuccinate synthase produces MSNINKVVLAYSGGLDTSVILKWLQDTYQCEVVTFTADIGQGEELEPARTKALKFGIKPENIFIDDLREEFVRDFVFPMFRANAIYEGEYLLGTSIARPLIAKRQIEIANQVNADAVSHGATGKGNDQVRFELGYYALNPNIRIIAPWREWDLLSREKLLAYAEKAGIEIDMKHKQGGAPYSMDANLLHISYEGRHLEDPNAEAEDSMWRWTSSPEEAPDTPEYIDLEYERGDIVAINGVRLSPAQVLTQLNTLGGKHGIGRLDLVENRYVGMKSRGCYETPGGTIMLKAHRAIESITLDREVAHLKDDLMPRYAALVYNGYWWSPERKALQVLIDHTQEYVNGFVRLKLYKGGVYTVSRDSKDSLFDKTIATFDDDGGAYDQADAGGFIKLNALRMRIESKAGHR; encoded by the coding sequence ATGAGTAATATTAATAAAGTAGTACTCGCCTACTCTGGCGGTTTAGATACATCAGTTATCCTAAAGTGGTTACAAGATACTTATCAATGTGAAGTGGTTACTTTTACTGCAGATATTGGTCAAGGAGAAGAATTAGAACCCGCACGCACCAAAGCATTAAAATTTGGTATTAAACCAGAAAATATTTTTATTGATGATCTGCGTGAAGAGTTTGTCCGTGATTTTGTATTCCCAATGTTCCGTGCCAATGCTATTTATGAAGGTGAATACTTACTTGGTACTTCTATTGCTCGCCCTTTAATTGCAAAACGCCAAATTGAAATTGCAAATCAAGTCAATGCTGATGCCGTTTCTCATGGTGCAACAGGTAAAGGAAATGATCAGGTTCGTTTTGAACTCGGTTATTATGCATTAAACCCTAATATTCGTATTATTGCACCATGGCGTGAATGGGATTTACTATCACGCGAAAAACTACTTGCTTATGCTGAAAAGGCAGGAATTGAGATCGATATGAAGCATAAACAAGGTGGCGCACCTTATTCTATGGATGCTAATTTACTCCATATCAGCTATGAAGGTCGTCATTTAGAAGATCCTAATGCAGAGGCAGAGGACAGTATGTGGCGTTGGACATCTTCTCCTGAAGAAGCTCCTGATACACCTGAATATATTGATTTAGAATATGAACGTGGTGATATTGTCGCCATTAATGGTGTTCGTCTTAGCCCTGCGCAAGTATTGACACAACTCAATACTTTAGGCGGTAAACATGGTATTGGTCGTTTAGACTTAGTTGAAAATCGCTATGTTGGTATGAAATCTCGTGGATGTTATGAAACCCCAGGAGGTACAATTATGCTAAAAGCCCATCGTGCTATTGAATCTATTACCCTTGATCGTGAAGTTGCTCACCTTAAAGATGATTTAATGCCTCGTTATGCTGCATTAGTTTATAACGGTTATTGGTGGTCTCCAGAGCGTAAAGCCCTTCAAGTCCTTATTGATCATACCCAAGAATATGTGAATGGCTTTGTCCGCCTTAAACTTTATAAAGGTGGTGTATATACTGTTTCACGTGATTCAAAAGATAGTCTTTTTGATAAAACAATTGCGACTTTTGATGATGATGGTGGTGCATATGATCAAGCTGATGCAGGTGGTTTTATCAAACTAAATGCACTGCGTATGCGTATTGAGAGTAAAGCAGGCCACCGTTAA
- the argF gene encoding ornithine carbamoyltransferase yields the protein MNIQNHNAPMRHFLQLTDFSAQEILYILERAYYIKQKFKRYEPHMPLHDRTLAMVFEKASTRTRVSFEAGMYQMGGLVINLTSNDSQLGRSEPIEDTARVITRMVDIVMIRTFEQTRLERFAAHSRVPVINGLTNEYHPCQILADLLTFVEYKGSIQGKTVAWIGDANNMSYTWLQAAQLLDFKLHVSAPKGYQLDHHRIGKVDAKYLQEFDDPMQAAVGADLITTDVWTSMGYEQENERRRIAFANWMVDQDMMALANKDAIFMHCLPAHRGEEVTADVIDGPQSVVWDEAENRLHVQKALMEFLVLGKQETPQLLL from the coding sequence ATGAATATTCAAAACCATAACGCACCTATGCGGCATTTTCTACAGCTCACTGACTTTTCTGCACAAGAAATACTCTATATCCTAGAGCGTGCCTATTATATTAAGCAAAAATTTAAACGATACGAGCCACATATGCCTTTACATGATCGTACATTAGCTATGGTTTTTGAAAAAGCAAGCACACGTACACGAGTGTCTTTTGAGGCAGGTATGTATCAAATGGGTGGATTAGTGATTAATCTTACCTCTAATGATTCACAATTAGGACGTTCTGAACCCATTGAAGATACGGCTCGTGTTATTACACGTATGGTAGATATTGTGATGATTCGTACCTTTGAACAAACACGTCTTGAACGCTTTGCTGCTCATTCTCGTGTTCCTGTTATCAATGGACTTACAAATGAATATCATCCTTGCCAAATCCTAGCAGATTTACTCACTTTTGTAGAATATAAAGGGTCTATTCAAGGGAAGACTGTTGCGTGGATTGGTGATGCCAATAATATGTCTTATACATGGCTACAAGCTGCTCAATTACTTGATTTTAAACTTCATGTATCCGCACCTAAAGGCTATCAATTAGACCATCATCGTATCGGTAAGGTTGATGCTAAATATCTACAAGAATTTGATGATCCTATGCAAGCTGCTGTTGGTGCAGATTTAATCACAACAGATGTATGGACAAGTATGGGATACGAACAAGAAAATGAACGTCGTCGTATCGCCTTTGCCAATTGGATGGTGGATCAGGATATGATGGCATTAGCCAATAAAGATGCTATTTTCATGCACTGTTTACCTGCTCACCGCGGAGAAGAAGTAACAGCAGATGTTATTGATGGACCTCAAAGTGTTGTATGGGATGAAGCAGAAAACCGTCTCCACGTTCAAAAAGCATTAATGGAGTTTTTAGTGCTAGGTAAGCAAGAAACCCCTCAATTATTACTATAA
- a CDS encoding DUF3579 domain-containing protein, with translation MQQLIIYGVTKKGQTFRPSDWAERLAGVMSQFRPAGLTNNHIAYSPYVVPNNIDGKKCIVVDERLRALEPRAWKFIYDFANDNDLVVELRGEPTL, from the coding sequence GTGCAACAGTTAATTATTTACGGTGTAACCAAAAAAGGTCAGACATTTCGACCTAGTGATTGGGCAGAGCGTCTAGCGGGCGTGATGTCTCAGTTTCGTCCTGCTGGTCTAACAAACAACCATATTGCCTATTCACCTTACGTTGTTCCTAATAATATTGATGGAAAAAAATGTATTGTGGTTGACGAGCGTTTGCGTGCATTAGAACCACGAGCCTGGAAGTTTATCTACGACTTTGCAAATGATAATGATTTAGTGGTAGAGCTAAGAGGAGAGCCTACACTATAG
- the rpsT gene encoding 30S ribosomal protein S20, whose product MANTAQARKRARQAVARNKHNSSLRSLLRTSIKRVRQAIEAGDKAKANEVFSKATSVIDRVADKKIIHKNKAARHKSRLAAAIKALA is encoded by the coding sequence ATGGCCAATACTGCCCAAGCTCGTAAACGTGCTCGCCAAGCTGTAGCACGCAATAAACACAATTCTAGCTTACGCTCTTTATTACGCACCTCTATCAAACGTGTACGTCAAGCTATCGAAGCTGGTGATAAAGCTAAAGCTAACGAAGTTTTCTCTAAAGCAACTAGTGTTATCGACCGTGTTGCTGATAAAAAAATCATTCACAAAAATAAAGCTGCTCGTCATAAAAGCCGTTTGGCTGCAGCGATTAAAGCCCTCGCTTAA
- a CDS encoding aminoimidazole riboside kinase, protein MTKIWVIGDAVVDLIPDGENHYLRCAGGAPANVAVGIARLGVPSAFIGRVGNDPLGKFMQQTLAAENVQTTHMILDPQQRTSTVIVGLDNGERSFTFMVKPSADQFLQTNDLPPFHAGEWLHCCSIALVNNPSREATFEAIRRIKVAGGFFSFDPNLRESLWDSLEEMKTVVMQAVALADVLKFSEEELTLLTNTNRLEQAIQYITSQFSDKLILITLGEKGTLYYFKGESAVIAGKALEPVDTTGAGDAFVGGLLAGLAQHTNWHYDKTILEQIICQANACGALATTAKGAMSALPDKAKLAAFLSQ, encoded by the coding sequence ATGACTAAGATCTGGGTAATAGGTGATGCTGTTGTCGATTTAATTCCAGATGGAGAAAATCATTATTTACGCTGCGCAGGCGGAGCACCAGCCAATGTGGCCGTTGGTATTGCCCGTCTTGGTGTACCCAGTGCCTTTATTGGACGTGTGGGTAATGATCCACTCGGCAAGTTTATGCAACAAACACTTGCCGCTGAAAATGTACAAACAACCCATATGATTTTAGATCCTCAACAACGCACTTCTACGGTTATTGTTGGTCTAGACAATGGAGAACGTAGTTTTACGTTTATGGTGAAACCTAGTGCCGATCAATTTCTACAGACAAATGATTTACCCCCTTTTCATGCTGGTGAGTGGCTACATTGTTGTTCTATTGCATTAGTCAATAATCCTTCTCGAGAAGCAACTTTTGAAGCGATTCGCCGAATTAAAGTGGCTGGTGGATTCTTTTCGTTTGATCCTAATTTACGAGAATCGCTCTGGGACTCTTTAGAGGAAATGAAAACGGTTGTGATGCAAGCTGTCGCCTTAGCCGATGTCTTAAAATTCTCAGAGGAAGAGCTCACACTTCTCACCAATACAAATCGCTTAGAACAAGCTATTCAATATATTACTTCTCAATTTAGCGATAAATTAATTCTAATTACGCTAGGTGAGAAAGGAACGCTTTATTACTTTAAAGGAGAAAGTGCCGTTATAGCAGGCAAAGCACTAGAACCCGTTGATACAACAGGTGCAGGTGATGCCTTTGTGGGCGGATTATTAGCAGGTTTAGCACAACATACCAATTGGCATTATGATAAAACCATATTAGAGCAGATTATTTGTCAAGCCAATGCTTGTGGTGCGTTGGCAACAACTGCCAAGGGAGCTATGTCTGCCCTACCCGATAAAGCAAAGCTAGCTGCTTTTTTATCGCAATGA
- a CDS encoding SCO family protein, whose translation MLKSLLSIAVLCTSTVLLTHTPAMAQETKPTVVYNIGGNLPDLEFTLQGVDKPVSASDLKGKVVMVFFGYASCPDICPTTMAELSAFRDELSDAEKDKLQIVFISVDPHRDTPAVLQAYVDAFHNGAIGLTGTDKQIAEIAKRYRVAYQIEKPKPGDDPLNYEVMHAQGVYIFDTQGKAKLLASNADNTELIKEKTRPLLK comes from the coding sequence ATGCTTAAATCCCTATTATCCATTGCTGTACTATGCACTAGCACGGTGTTATTAACCCATACCCCTGCTATGGCTCAAGAGACAAAACCTACTGTTGTCTATAACATCGGGGGTAATTTACCCGATCTTGAGTTTACCCTACAAGGTGTTGATAAGCCTGTTTCAGCCAGTGACCTTAAAGGTAAAGTTGTTATGGTGTTTTTTGGCTATGCTTCTTGCCCCGATATTTGCCCAACAACTATGGCTGAATTAAGTGCATTTCGTGATGAATTAAGTGATGCTGAAAAAGACAAATTGCAGATCGTTTTTATCAGTGTTGATCCACACCGTGATACACCTGCCGTACTACAAGCCTACGTAGATGCCTTTCACAATGGGGCTATCGGTCTTACAGGAACAGATAAACAAATTGCAGAGATTGCAAAACGCTACCGTGTGGCTTACCAAATTGAAAAACCTAAACCCGGTGATGATCCATTAAATTATGAAGTTATGCACGCTCAAGGGGTTTATATTTTCGATACGCAAGGCAAAGCAAAATTACTCGCTTCAAATGCAGATAACACAGAATTAATTAAGGAAAAAACTCGTCCTTTATTAAAATAA
- a CDS encoding M3 family metallopeptidase, with product MANNPLQQSIHHLIDYAHVKAEHIVPAITQLLEKNKKIVEQIAAKEAPLSWESYIEYLDIASAPLWRAWHIVNHLNAVVNTPELRAAYNEVLPKVTEYSTWLGLNKNLYNHYKAIKASPEFNTLSPTRQRIIELALRDFKLSGVELEGEDKEHYAKISEEMAQLSQKFSENALDAVDNWAYFVNDEKDLAGLPQDAINAAAEAAKADGKTGYKFTLKMPSYLPVMQYAQNATLRETLYRGFTTIASDQGDPRFNNADNIEKLLALRQEEAHLLGYQHFADMRLETRMADSAPQVVQFLRDLANKAKPFAQKDVEEIRTFAKEKLGIDTLNPWDYSYISEQLRQSKYAYSDEEVKQFFPEDTVIKGFITVIEKLFQVTFEPIEASVWHADVNVYSIKDKQKLIGYLYMDLYARTGKQSGAWVDSERSRHVYGDTYIPPIVYLTCNFTPKTGDKPALLTLDDIITLFHESGHALHALLSEVNEPAASPFSSVEWDAIELPSQFMENFVWEWAVIEQLSRHWQTNEKLPKTLYNKMLAAKNFQSGMQTVRQIEFALFDMLIHQSNHQLTIQDVLEILNTVRQEVAVIIPPSWNRFPHNFSHLFAGGYGAGYYSYKWAEVLSADAYSLFEENKVADGSTLNPDIGALFRKEILAVGGSIPAAEFFKNFRGRDPKPDALLRHNGMLNK from the coding sequence ATGGCAAATAATCCTTTACAACAATCAATCCATCATCTTATTGACTATGCACACGTTAAGGCAGAACATATTGTCCCTGCTATTACCCAACTACTTGAAAAAAACAAAAAAATCGTTGAGCAAATTGCAGCCAAAGAAGCCCCTCTTTCGTGGGAAAGTTATATTGAATATTTAGATATAGCTAGCGCCCCCTTATGGCGAGCATGGCATATTGTGAACCATCTTAATGCCGTGGTTAATACGCCAGAGCTTCGTGCTGCCTACAATGAAGTCCTTCCTAAAGTAACGGAATACTCTACATGGTTAGGTTTAAATAAAAATCTTTATAATCACTACAAAGCTATTAAAGCCTCCCCTGAATTTAATACATTAAGCCCTACCCGTCAGCGTATTATTGAATTAGCTTTACGAGATTTCAAACTGAGTGGTGTTGAGTTAGAGGGTGAGGACAAAGAGCATTATGCCAAAATCAGTGAAGAAATGGCACAACTTTCTCAAAAATTTAGTGAAAATGCCCTAGACGCTGTGGATAACTGGGCATATTTTGTCAATGATGAAAAAGATTTAGCAGGATTACCACAAGATGCGATTAATGCAGCCGCTGAAGCTGCCAAAGCAGACGGAAAAACAGGCTATAAATTTACCCTAAAAATGCCTTCGTATCTTCCTGTCATGCAATATGCACAAAATGCTACTTTGCGTGAAACACTCTATCGAGGTTTTACCACCATTGCATCAGATCAAGGTGATCCTCGTTTTAATAATGCCGATAATATTGAAAAATTACTTGCTTTACGTCAAGAAGAAGCTCATTTATTAGGCTATCAACATTTTGCTGATATGCGTCTAGAAACCCGTATGGCAGATAGTGCCCCCCAAGTTGTACAATTTCTAAGAGATTTAGCTAATAAAGCAAAACCTTTTGCACAAAAAGACGTAGAAGAAATTCGTACCTTTGCCAAAGAGAAACTAGGCATAGATACACTTAATCCTTGGGACTATAGCTATATTTCTGAACAACTACGTCAGTCCAAATACGCTTATTCTGATGAAGAAGTCAAACAATTTTTCCCAGAAGATACCGTTATCAAAGGTTTTATAACTGTTATAGAAAAACTCTTCCAAGTTACCTTTGAGCCTATTGAAGCCTCTGTATGGCACGCTGATGTTAATGTTTATAGCATCAAAGATAAGCAAAAATTAATTGGTTATCTCTATATGGATTTATATGCACGCACCGGTAAACAAAGTGGTGCATGGGTGGATTCAGAACGCAGTCGTCATGTCTATGGTGATACCTATATTCCTCCTATTGTTTATTTAACATGTAACTTTACCCCTAAAACAGGTGATAAACCTGCTTTATTAACCCTTGATGATATTATTACCCTTTTCCATGAAAGTGGACACGCTTTACATGCCCTTTTATCTGAGGTAAATGAACCTGCCGCATCTCCTTTTTCTAGCGTAGAATGGGATGCCATTGAACTTCCCTCTCAATTTATGGAAAACTTTGTATGGGAGTGGGCAGTTATTGAGCAACTCTCTCGCCACTGGCAAACGAACGAAAAACTACCTAAAACACTCTATAACAAAATGCTGGCAGCGAAAAACTTCCAAAGCGGTATGCAAACCGTTCGTCAAATTGAATTTGCTTTATTTGATATGCTCATTCATCAATCTAATCATCAGCTGACTATTCAGGATGTACTAGAAATTTTAAATACTGTTCGCCAAGAAGTCGCTGTGATTATACCCCCAAGTTGGAATCGTTTTCCTCATAACTTCTCTCACCTTTTTGCAGGTGGCTATGGGGCTGGCTATTATAGTTATAAATGGGCAGAGGTTCTCTCAGCAGATGCATACAGTCTATTTGAAGAAAATAAAGTTGCGGATGGTAGTACCTTAAATCCTGACATTGGTGCTTTATTTAGAAAAGAGATTCTTGCTGTCGGGGGTTCTATTCCTGCTGCTGAATTTTTCAAAAACTTCCGTGGGCGTGATCCTAAACCAGATGCACTACTACGTCATAATGGTATGCTAAACAAATAA
- the folD gene encoding bifunctional methylenetetrahydrofolate dehydrogenase/methenyltetrahydrofolate cyclohydrolase FolD translates to MTATIIDGKALAQTIKEELHERIAHLNSKGITPALTVILVGDDPASAVYVRNKHNTFTQLGLKSDVLHLPANITQEALLNKIKELNQDPLLHGILVQLPLPSHIDSHTVIDTIAPEKDVDGFHISNAGALMIGHPRFIPCTPYGVMKMLATQQVPLRGAEAVVVGASNIVGKPMALLLQKEGATVTICNSKTKDLAAHTKRADILVVATGRPEMVTGDMIKPGAVVIDVGINRGEDGKLRGDVEFSSAVKVAGAITPVPGGVGPMTITMLLVNTIEAAERQL, encoded by the coding sequence ATGACAGCCACAATTATTGATGGAAAAGCACTCGCCCAGACTATTAAAGAAGAACTACATGAACGCATTGCACACCTAAATAGCAAAGGTATTACCCCTGCTTTAACCGTTATTCTTGTCGGTGATGACCCTGCCTCTGCTGTTTATGTCCGCAATAAACATAATACTTTTACACAACTTGGTTTAAAAAGTGATGTTTTACATCTTCCTGCAAATATTACACAAGAAGCATTACTAAACAAGATTAAAGAACTGAATCAAGACCCTCTTCTACATGGTATTTTAGTACAGTTACCACTTCCGTCTCATATTGATAGTCATACGGTTATTGATACTATTGCACCTGAAAAAGATGTTGACGGTTTTCATATCAGTAATGCAGGTGCTTTAATGATTGGACACCCTCGCTTTATTCCTTGCACCCCTTACGGTGTGATGAAAATGCTTGCTACTCAACAAGTACCCTTACGCGGTGCAGAGGCAGTTGTTGTCGGTGCAAGTAATATTGTTGGTAAACCCATGGCACTCTTACTACAAAAGGAAGGTGCTACCGTTACGATTTGCAATTCAAAAACCAAAGATTTAGCGGCGCATACAAAGCGTGCTGATATTTTAGTCGTTGCAACCGGTCGCCCAGAAATGGTTACTGGCGATATGATTAAACCCGGAGCCGTTGTTATTGATGTTGGCATTAATCGTGGAGAAGATGGCAAACTAAGGGGCGATGTAGAGTTCTCTTCTGCTGTCAAGGTAGCAGGGGCTATTACGCCTGTCCCCGGCGGTGTTGGTCCTATGACAATTACAATGTTACTGGTCAATACCATTGAGGCCGCAGAACGTCAGTTGTAG
- a CDS encoding response regulator transcription factor, which produces MINYTIYIVDDDDAVRDSLRFLLETAGYNVLTFSSGSEFLEKYDPNLVSILITDVRMPGMTGLQLQEELNLRKINIPIVFISGHGNVPMAVDTMKKGAVDFIEKPFNLTEIQEVISQLTAEAQARADEAQSQRANEELLSKLTTREQQVLGRIVAGRLNKQIADDLSISIKTVEAHRANIMEKLQVSTVADLMKVALHFHSTKE; this is translated from the coding sequence ATGATTAATTACACCATTTACATTGTTGATGATGATGATGCAGTAAGAGATTCTCTTCGTTTTTTATTAGAGACTGCCGGGTATAATGTACTTACCTTTTCCAGCGGGAGTGAGTTTTTAGAAAAATATGACCCCAATCTTGTCAGTATTTTAATCACTGATGTCCGTATGCCAGGTATGACAGGATTACAATTACAAGAAGAGCTTAATCTCCGTAAAATCAATATTCCTATTGTATTTATCTCTGGTCATGGTAATGTACCGATGGCGGTTGATACGATGAAAAAAGGGGCGGTTGATTTTATTGAAAAACCCTTTAACTTAACCGAAATTCAAGAAGTTATTTCTCAGCTCACTGCCGAAGCACAAGCCCGAGCTGATGAAGCACAGAGCCAACGTGCTAACGAAGAATTGCTTAGTAAACTGACCACTCGAGAGCAGCAAGTATTAGGTAGAATTGTAGCAGGACGGCTCAATAAACAAATTGCCGATGATTTAAGCATCAGTATTAAAACGGTTGAAGCACACCGTGCTAATATTATGGAAAAACTACAAGTATCAACGGTAGCTGATTTAATGAAAGTTGCCCTTCATTTTCACTCAACAAAGGAATAA
- a CDS encoding PAS domain-containing sensor histidine kinase, whose amino-acid sequence MEESSPTNLISKALSYTSKPRRFYWLAPVFVIILYIAVMIAFFSLQKIQTNLLPYFIDNNEALQHLLNLTIIALSILIIMSLFVMWHYIRQRLKTEAALETETIFRRAMENSILTGMRVIDMTGKIIYVNPAFCRLIGWDETSLLGAVQPYPYWVPGRHKEHMRNMELVLNGKTPNSGIELEVQRKDGSRFTARLYVSPMRNSDGHQIGWMTSMTDITEPKRVREALSAAHERFMTVLESLDDAISVARDTPNGVEILFANRTYRRLFGSQPYGHEELFKQYNDSTDDTNQYYIPLVNIWFEVHHRTLSWTDGRKVRLQVARDITERLKHEQESLNQQEKIQITSRLTTMGEMASTLAHELNQPLTAIVNYNTAAMNLLKSGQTENPMLITALEKSATQAERAGRIISRIRAFVKRNDPRRQRASINRIVSNTLDLAEIDARKHGKQIEAYIEPDLPDVFADPILIEQVLLNLIKNGLESMINSKETVVRVLVNRSNKYVEVAVIDRGYGIKEPDQLFKPFFSTKPEGLGMGLNICRSIIESHNGQLWATPNPDGGTIFRFKIPFANSNNTISTDKEIHND is encoded by the coding sequence ATGGAAGAATCCTCTCCTACCAATCTTATCAGTAAAGCACTAAGCTATACCTCTAAACCGCGTCGTTTTTATTGGTTAGCCCCTGTTTTTGTGATTATTTTGTATATCGCTGTCATGATTGCTTTTTTCAGCTTACAAAAAATCCAAACAAACCTTCTCCCTTATTTTATCGATAATAACGAGGCATTACAGCACTTATTAAATCTCACTATTATTGCCCTATCTATTCTCATTATTATGAGTTTATTTGTGATGTGGCATTATATTCGGCAACGACTCAAAACAGAGGCAGCATTAGAGACAGAAACTATTTTCAGACGTGCCATGGAAAACTCTATTCTCACTGGTATGCGTGTGATCGATATGACAGGCAAAATTATCTATGTAAATCCTGCTTTCTGTCGCCTTATTGGTTGGGATGAAACTAGCCTACTAGGGGCTGTTCAGCCTTACCCTTATTGGGTTCCTGGACGACACAAAGAACATATGCGAAATATGGAGCTGGTTCTTAATGGGAAAACCCCTAATTCTGGTATTGAATTAGAGGTACAACGAAAAGATGGTTCTCGTTTTACCGCCCGTTTATATGTGTCGCCCATGCGTAATTCAGATGGTCATCAAATTGGCTGGATGACATCTATGACAGATATTACAGAGCCCAAACGTGTACGAGAAGCCTTATCCGCCGCACATGAGCGGTTTATGACGGTACTTGAAAGTCTAGATGATGCGATTTCAGTGGCAAGAGATACCCCCAATGGTGTTGAAATTTTATTTGCTAATCGTACATACCGCCGCCTATTTGGCTCTCAACCTTATGGGCATGAAGAGCTATTTAAGCAATACAATGACAGCACAGATGATACAAACCAATACTATATTCCACTAGTCAATATTTGGTTTGAGGTTCATCATCGTACGCTCAGTTGGACAGACGGTCGCAAAGTAAGACTACAAGTCGCTCGTGATATTACAGAACGACTCAAACATGAACAAGAATCCCTTAATCAACAAGAAAAAATCCAAATTACAAGCCGATTAACCACTATGGGAGAAATGGCATCTACACTAGCACATGAACTTAACCAACCGCTTACCGCTATTGTAAACTATAATACAGCCGCCATGAATTTACTCAAATCTGGACAAACTGAAAATCCTATGCTAATTACCGCATTGGAAAAATCAGCCACTCAAGCAGAACGTGCTGGCCGTATTATTAGCCGTATTCGTGCTTTTGTTAAACGTAATGATCCTCGCCGCCAACGTGCTTCTATTAATCGTATTGTTTCTAATACGCTTGATTTAGCAGAAATAGATGCACGTAAGCATGGTAAACAAATCGAGGCATATATTGAGCCTGATTTACCCGATGTTTTTGCTGATCCGATTCTTATTGAACAAGTTCTTTTGAATTTGATTAAAAATGGTTTAGAATCAATGATAAACAGTAAAGAAACAGTTGTCAGAGTACTGGTTAATCGCAGTAATAAATATGTAGAAGTCGCTGTTATTGACCGAGGTTATGGTATTAAAGAGCCTGATCAACTATTTAAACCATTTTTTAGTACAAAACCAGAAGGACTTGGTATGGGGCTGAATATTTGTCGCTCTATTATTGAATCTCATAATGGTCAATTATGGGCCACTCCTAACCCAGATGGTGGTACTATATTCAGATTCAAAATACCTTTTGCCAATTCCAACAATACCATATCAACAGATAAGGAGATACATAATGATTAA